A genomic stretch from Anomalospiza imberbis isolate Cuckoo-Finch-1a 21T00152 chromosome 9, ASM3175350v1, whole genome shotgun sequence includes:
- the KIFAP3 gene encoding kinesin-associated protein 3 isoform X2 gives MQGEDARYLKRKVKGGNIDVHPSEKALIVHYEVEATILGEMGDPMLGERKECQKIIRLKSLNANTDIGSLARKVVEECKLIHPSKLAEVEQLLYYLQNRRDSSAGKEKKEKTSKPKDPPPFEGTEIDEVANINDMDEYIELLYEDIPDKVRGSALILQLARNPDNLEELLLNETALGALARVLREDWKQSIELATNIIYIFFCFSSFSQFHGIITHYKIGALCMNIIDHELKRHELWQEELAKKKKAVDEDPENQTLKKDYEKTYKKYKGLVVKQEQLLRVAIYLLLNLAEDTRIELKMRNKNIVHMLVKALDRDNFELLILVVTFLKKLSIFMENKNDMVEMDIVEKLVKMVPCEHEDLLNITLRLLLNLSFDTGLRSKMVHVGLLPKLTALLGNENNKKVAICILYHISMDDCFKSMFAYTDCIPQLMKMLFECPDERVDLELISFCINLAANKRNVQLICEGNGLKMLMKRALKFKDPLLMKMIRNISQHDGPTKSQFIEYVGDLAAQISNFEEEEFVIECLGTLANLTLPELDWELVLKEYKLVPYLKDKLKPAGSAEDDLVLEVVIMIGTVSMDDSCAALLAKSGIIPALIELLNAQQEDDEFVCQIIYVFYQMVFHQATRDVIIKETQAPAYLIDLMHDKNAEIRKVCDNTLDIIAEYDEEWAKKIQTEKFRWHNSQWLEMVESRQMDDSEQYLYGDDPIEPYIHEGDILERPDLYYSADGLIAPDGAVSPDIFGDYQLQNGDLVGQHPFSGNIGVDGFGQSAGVPGRPATAYGYRPDEPFYYGYGAR, from the exons GAAGGTAAAAGGAGGTAACATAGATGTGCATCCATCTGAGAAAGCCCTCATTGTCCATTATGAAGTGGAAGCAACGATTCTGGGAGAGATGGGAGACCCCATGCTGGGGGAACGCAAGGAATGTCAGAAAAT AATTCGGCTGAAGAGTCTTAATGCAAATACAGACATTGGTTCCCTGGCTCGAAAGGTTGTTGAAGAATGCAAGCTCATTCACCCCTCCAAGCTTGCAGAAGTAGAGCAGCTGCTGTACTACCTGCAGAACCGCAGAGATTCCTcagcaggaaaag aaaagaaagagaaaaccagCAAGCCAAAAGATCCACCCCCGTTTGAAGGAACAGAG ATTGATGAAGTTGCCAATATCAATGACATGGATGAGTACATTGAGTTACTGTACGAGGACATTCCTGACAAGGTGCGCGGCTCTGCCCTCATCCTGCAGCTGGCCAGGAATCCTGATAATTTGGAAGAGCTGCTTTTAAATG AAACTGCCCTGGGTGCATTGGCTAGAGTGCTGAGGGAAGACTGGAAACAAAGCATTGAACTGGCTACCAAtataatttacattttcttctgcttttcaag TTTCTCTCAATTTCATGGGATAATAACACATTACAAAATTGGAGCACTGTGTATGAATATCATAGACCATGAACTGAAGAGACATGAGCTTTGGCAGGAAGAACTTgctaaaaagaagaaagctg TTGATGAAGATCCTGAAAATCAAACCCTGAAAAAGGACTATGAGAAAACTTACAAGAAATACAAAGGGCTGGTTGTcaagcaggaacagctgcttaGAG TTGCAATTTACCTGCTCCTAAACCTGGCTGAGGATACTCGCATTGAGCTGAAGATGAGGAACAAGAACATTGTCCACATGTTGGTGAAAGCACTGGACCGGGACAATTTTGAGCTGCTTATCCTTGTTGTAACCTTCCTGAAGAAACTCAGCATTTTCATGGAGAACAAAAACGACATG GTTGAAATGGATATTGTTGAAAAACTTGTGAAAATGGTACCATGTGAACATGAAGACCTGCTGAATATCACTCTTCGACTCTTACTGAATCTCTCCTTTGACACAGGCCTGAGAAGTAAAATGGTCCACGTTGGTTTGCTTCCCAAACTCACTGCACTCCTGG gAAAcgaaaataacaaaaaagtaGCGATTTGCATTCTGTATCACATCAGCATGGACGATTGCTTTAAATCGATGTTTGCATACACAGACTGTATCCCTCAG TTAATGAAGATGCTTTTTGAATGTCCTGATGAGAGAGTTGACCTGGAActtatttctttttgtattaACCTTGCTGCCAACAAAAGAAATGTGCAGCTTATCTGTGAAG gaaATGGTTTGAAAATGCTCATGAAGCGGGCTTTGAAGTTTAAGGATCCGTTGTTAATGAAGATGATCAGAAATATTTCACAACATGATGGGCCAACTAAAAGCCAGTTTATT GAATATGTTGGTGATTTAGCAGCTCAAATATCAAATTTTGAAGAAGAAGAATTTGTGATTGAATGCTTGGGAACACTTGCAAACTTGACCTTACCAGAGCTGGACTGGGAACTTGTGCTGAAGGAATACAAACTGGTTCCATATCTCAAGGATAAGTTAAAACCAG CAGGTTCTGCTGAGGATGACCTTGTTTTGGAAGTGGTGATCATGATTGGGACCGTGTCCATGGATGactcctgtgctgctctgctggctaAATCTGGGATCATCCCTGCACTCATCGAGCTGCTGAACG cTCAGCAGGAAGATGATGAGTTTGTCTGCCAGATCATCTATGTGTTTTATCAGATGGTGTTCCACCAAGCCACCAGAGATGTCATCATCAAGGAAACAC AAGCTCCAGCGTACCTTATAGACCTGATGCATGATAAAAACGCTGAGATCCGCAAGGTCTGTGACAACACTCTGGATATCATAGCG GAATATGACGAGGAATGGGCTAAAAAAATCCAGACGGAGAAGTTTAGATGGCACAACTCGCAGTGGCTGGAGATGGTGGAGAGCCGGCAGATGGACGACAGCGAGCAGTACCTGTACGGGGATGATCCCATCGAGCCCTACATCCATGAGGGGGATATTCTGGAGAGACCTGACCTCTACTATAGTGCAG
- the KIFAP3 gene encoding kinesin-associated protein 3 isoform X1, with protein MGDPMLGERKECQKIIRLKSLNANTDIGSLARKVVEECKLIHPSKLAEVEQLLYYLQNRRDSSAGKEKKEKTSKPKDPPPFEGTEIDEVANINDMDEYIELLYEDIPDKVRGSALILQLARNPDNLEELLLNETALGALARVLREDWKQSIELATNIIYIFFCFSSFSQFHGIITHYKIGALCMNIIDHELKRHELWQEELAKKKKAVDEDPENQTLKKDYEKTYKKYKGLVVKQEQLLRVAIYLLLNLAEDTRIELKMRNKNIVHMLVKALDRDNFELLILVVTFLKKLSIFMENKNDMVEMDIVEKLVKMVPCEHEDLLNITLRLLLNLSFDTGLRSKMVHVGLLPKLTALLGNENNKKVAICILYHISMDDCFKSMFAYTDCIPQLMKMLFECPDERVDLELISFCINLAANKRNVQLICEGNGLKMLMKRALKFKDPLLMKMIRNISQHDGPTKSQFIEYVGDLAAQISNFEEEEFVIECLGTLANLTLPELDWELVLKEYKLVPYLKDKLKPAGSAEDDLVLEVVIMIGTVSMDDSCAALLAKSGIIPALIELLNAQQEDDEFVCQIIYVFYQMVFHQATRDVIIKETQAPAYLIDLMHDKNAEIRKVCDNTLDIIAEYDEEWAKKIQTEKFRWHNSQWLEMVESRQMDDSEQYLYGDDPIEPYIHEGDILERPDLYYSADGLIAPDGAVSPDIFGDYQLQNGDLVGQHPFSGNIGVDGFGQSAGVPGRPATAYGYRPDEPFYYGYGAR; from the exons ATGGGAGACCCCATGCTGGGGGAACGCAAGGAATGTCAGAAAAT AATTCGGCTGAAGAGTCTTAATGCAAATACAGACATTGGTTCCCTGGCTCGAAAGGTTGTTGAAGAATGCAAGCTCATTCACCCCTCCAAGCTTGCAGAAGTAGAGCAGCTGCTGTACTACCTGCAGAACCGCAGAGATTCCTcagcaggaaaag aaaagaaagagaaaaccagCAAGCCAAAAGATCCACCCCCGTTTGAAGGAACAGAG ATTGATGAAGTTGCCAATATCAATGACATGGATGAGTACATTGAGTTACTGTACGAGGACATTCCTGACAAGGTGCGCGGCTCTGCCCTCATCCTGCAGCTGGCCAGGAATCCTGATAATTTGGAAGAGCTGCTTTTAAATG AAACTGCCCTGGGTGCATTGGCTAGAGTGCTGAGGGAAGACTGGAAACAAAGCATTGAACTGGCTACCAAtataatttacattttcttctgcttttcaag TTTCTCTCAATTTCATGGGATAATAACACATTACAAAATTGGAGCACTGTGTATGAATATCATAGACCATGAACTGAAGAGACATGAGCTTTGGCAGGAAGAACTTgctaaaaagaagaaagctg TTGATGAAGATCCTGAAAATCAAACCCTGAAAAAGGACTATGAGAAAACTTACAAGAAATACAAAGGGCTGGTTGTcaagcaggaacagctgcttaGAG TTGCAATTTACCTGCTCCTAAACCTGGCTGAGGATACTCGCATTGAGCTGAAGATGAGGAACAAGAACATTGTCCACATGTTGGTGAAAGCACTGGACCGGGACAATTTTGAGCTGCTTATCCTTGTTGTAACCTTCCTGAAGAAACTCAGCATTTTCATGGAGAACAAAAACGACATG GTTGAAATGGATATTGTTGAAAAACTTGTGAAAATGGTACCATGTGAACATGAAGACCTGCTGAATATCACTCTTCGACTCTTACTGAATCTCTCCTTTGACACAGGCCTGAGAAGTAAAATGGTCCACGTTGGTTTGCTTCCCAAACTCACTGCACTCCTGG gAAAcgaaaataacaaaaaagtaGCGATTTGCATTCTGTATCACATCAGCATGGACGATTGCTTTAAATCGATGTTTGCATACACAGACTGTATCCCTCAG TTAATGAAGATGCTTTTTGAATGTCCTGATGAGAGAGTTGACCTGGAActtatttctttttgtattaACCTTGCTGCCAACAAAAGAAATGTGCAGCTTATCTGTGAAG gaaATGGTTTGAAAATGCTCATGAAGCGGGCTTTGAAGTTTAAGGATCCGTTGTTAATGAAGATGATCAGAAATATTTCACAACATGATGGGCCAACTAAAAGCCAGTTTATT GAATATGTTGGTGATTTAGCAGCTCAAATATCAAATTTTGAAGAAGAAGAATTTGTGATTGAATGCTTGGGAACACTTGCAAACTTGACCTTACCAGAGCTGGACTGGGAACTTGTGCTGAAGGAATACAAACTGGTTCCATATCTCAAGGATAAGTTAAAACCAG CAGGTTCTGCTGAGGATGACCTTGTTTTGGAAGTGGTGATCATGATTGGGACCGTGTCCATGGATGactcctgtgctgctctgctggctaAATCTGGGATCATCCCTGCACTCATCGAGCTGCTGAACG cTCAGCAGGAAGATGATGAGTTTGTCTGCCAGATCATCTATGTGTTTTATCAGATGGTGTTCCACCAAGCCACCAGAGATGTCATCATCAAGGAAACAC AAGCTCCAGCGTACCTTATAGACCTGATGCATGATAAAAACGCTGAGATCCGCAAGGTCTGTGACAACACTCTGGATATCATAGCG GAATATGACGAGGAATGGGCTAAAAAAATCCAGACGGAGAAGTTTAGATGGCACAACTCGCAGTGGCTGGAGATGGTGGAGAGCCGGCAGATGGACGACAGCGAGCAGTACCTGTACGGGGATGATCCCATCGAGCCCTACATCCATGAGGGGGATATTCTGGAGAGACCTGACCTCTACTATAGTGCAG
- the KIFAP3 gene encoding kinesin-associated protein 3 isoform X4 has translation MGDPMLGERKECQKIIRLKSLNANTDIGSLARKVVEECKLIHPSKLAEVEQLLYYLQNRRDSSAGKEKKEKTSKPKDPPPFEGTEIDEVANINDMDEYIELLYEDIPDKVRGSALILQLARNPDNLEELLLNETALGALARVLREDWKQSIELATNIIYIFFCFSSFSQFHGIITHYKIGALCMNIIDHELKRHELWQEELAKKKKAVDEDPENQTLKKDYEKTYKKYKGLVVKQEQLLRVAIYLLLNLAEDTRIELKMRNKNIVHMLVKALDRDNFELLILVVTFLKKLSIFMENKNDMVEMDIVEKLVKMVPCEHEDLLNITLRLLLNLSFDTGLRSKMVHVGLLPKLTALLGNENNKKVAICILYHISMDDCFKSMFAYTDCIPQLMKMLFECPDERVDLELISFCINLAANKRNVQLICEGNGLKMLMKRALKFKDPLLMKMIRNISQHDGPTKSQFIEYVGDLAAQISNFEEEEFVIECLGTLANLTLPELDWELVLKEYKLVPYLKDKLKPAGSAEDDLVLEVVIMIGTVSMDDSCAALLAKSGIIPALIELLNAQQEDDEFVCQIIYVFYQMVFHQATRDVIIKETQAPAYLIDLMHDKNAEIRKVCDNTLDIIAEYDEEWAKKIQTEKFRWHNSQWLEMVESRQMDDSEQYLYGDDPIEPYIHEGDILERPDLYYSADGLIAPDGAVSPDIFGDYQLQNGDLVGQHPFSGKACRWERN, from the exons ATGGGAGACCCCATGCTGGGGGAACGCAAGGAATGTCAGAAAAT AATTCGGCTGAAGAGTCTTAATGCAAATACAGACATTGGTTCCCTGGCTCGAAAGGTTGTTGAAGAATGCAAGCTCATTCACCCCTCCAAGCTTGCAGAAGTAGAGCAGCTGCTGTACTACCTGCAGAACCGCAGAGATTCCTcagcaggaaaag aaaagaaagagaaaaccagCAAGCCAAAAGATCCACCCCCGTTTGAAGGAACAGAG ATTGATGAAGTTGCCAATATCAATGACATGGATGAGTACATTGAGTTACTGTACGAGGACATTCCTGACAAGGTGCGCGGCTCTGCCCTCATCCTGCAGCTGGCCAGGAATCCTGATAATTTGGAAGAGCTGCTTTTAAATG AAACTGCCCTGGGTGCATTGGCTAGAGTGCTGAGGGAAGACTGGAAACAAAGCATTGAACTGGCTACCAAtataatttacattttcttctgcttttcaag TTTCTCTCAATTTCATGGGATAATAACACATTACAAAATTGGAGCACTGTGTATGAATATCATAGACCATGAACTGAAGAGACATGAGCTTTGGCAGGAAGAACTTgctaaaaagaagaaagctg TTGATGAAGATCCTGAAAATCAAACCCTGAAAAAGGACTATGAGAAAACTTACAAGAAATACAAAGGGCTGGTTGTcaagcaggaacagctgcttaGAG TTGCAATTTACCTGCTCCTAAACCTGGCTGAGGATACTCGCATTGAGCTGAAGATGAGGAACAAGAACATTGTCCACATGTTGGTGAAAGCACTGGACCGGGACAATTTTGAGCTGCTTATCCTTGTTGTAACCTTCCTGAAGAAACTCAGCATTTTCATGGAGAACAAAAACGACATG GTTGAAATGGATATTGTTGAAAAACTTGTGAAAATGGTACCATGTGAACATGAAGACCTGCTGAATATCACTCTTCGACTCTTACTGAATCTCTCCTTTGACACAGGCCTGAGAAGTAAAATGGTCCACGTTGGTTTGCTTCCCAAACTCACTGCACTCCTGG gAAAcgaaaataacaaaaaagtaGCGATTTGCATTCTGTATCACATCAGCATGGACGATTGCTTTAAATCGATGTTTGCATACACAGACTGTATCCCTCAG TTAATGAAGATGCTTTTTGAATGTCCTGATGAGAGAGTTGACCTGGAActtatttctttttgtattaACCTTGCTGCCAACAAAAGAAATGTGCAGCTTATCTGTGAAG gaaATGGTTTGAAAATGCTCATGAAGCGGGCTTTGAAGTTTAAGGATCCGTTGTTAATGAAGATGATCAGAAATATTTCACAACATGATGGGCCAACTAAAAGCCAGTTTATT GAATATGTTGGTGATTTAGCAGCTCAAATATCAAATTTTGAAGAAGAAGAATTTGTGATTGAATGCTTGGGAACACTTGCAAACTTGACCTTACCAGAGCTGGACTGGGAACTTGTGCTGAAGGAATACAAACTGGTTCCATATCTCAAGGATAAGTTAAAACCAG CAGGTTCTGCTGAGGATGACCTTGTTTTGGAAGTGGTGATCATGATTGGGACCGTGTCCATGGATGactcctgtgctgctctgctggctaAATCTGGGATCATCCCTGCACTCATCGAGCTGCTGAACG cTCAGCAGGAAGATGATGAGTTTGTCTGCCAGATCATCTATGTGTTTTATCAGATGGTGTTCCACCAAGCCACCAGAGATGTCATCATCAAGGAAACAC AAGCTCCAGCGTACCTTATAGACCTGATGCATGATAAAAACGCTGAGATCCGCAAGGTCTGTGACAACACTCTGGATATCATAGCG GAATATGACGAGGAATGGGCTAAAAAAATCCAGACGGAGAAGTTTAGATGGCACAACTCGCAGTGGCTGGAGATGGTGGAGAGCCGGCAGATGGACGACAGCGAGCAGTACCTGTACGGGGATGATCCCATCGAGCCCTACATCCATGAGGGGGATATTCTGGAGAGACCTGACCTCTACTATAGTGCAG